The Amycolatopsis sp. 195334CR genome window below encodes:
- the meaB gene encoding methylmalonyl Co-A mutase-associated GTPase MeaB translates to MPRTIDVTAYAKGVLAGDRGLLSKAITLVESQRADHRGQAQDLLVELLPHAGGAQRVGITGVPGVGKSTFIDQLGTELTEAGHKVAVLAVDPSSTRTGGSILGDKTRMARLSVDPSAFIRPSPTSGTLGGVARATRETIVLMEAAGYDIVLVETVGVGQSEVTVANMVDCFLFLTLARTGDQLQGIKKGVLELADVIAVNKADGDHEREAKRAARELSGALRMIYGPEADWTPPVLTCSALHGVGLGTVWEQIGRHRDALSASGELAEKRRRQNVDWTWSMVREQLLGRLSAHPGVRSVVPEVERAVREGELTATLAAEQILEAFTGPVE, encoded by the coding sequence ATGCCACGGACCATCGACGTCACCGCGTACGCCAAGGGCGTGCTCGCGGGTGATCGCGGCCTGCTGTCCAAGGCGATCACGCTGGTCGAGTCGCAGCGCGCCGACCACCGCGGGCAGGCCCAGGACCTGCTGGTGGAGCTGCTGCCGCACGCCGGTGGCGCGCAGCGCGTCGGCATCACCGGCGTGCCCGGCGTCGGCAAGTCGACCTTCATCGACCAGCTGGGCACCGAGCTGACCGAGGCCGGGCACAAGGTCGCGGTGCTCGCCGTCGACCCGTCGTCCACCCGGACCGGCGGCAGCATCCTCGGCGACAAGACCAGGATGGCGCGGCTGTCGGTGGACCCGTCCGCGTTCATCCGGCCGTCGCCGACCTCGGGCACGCTCGGCGGCGTCGCCCGCGCCACCCGCGAGACGATCGTGCTGATGGAGGCGGCCGGGTACGACATCGTGCTGGTCGAGACGGTCGGCGTCGGGCAGTCCGAGGTGACCGTGGCGAACATGGTCGACTGCTTCCTGTTCCTCACCCTGGCCCGCACCGGCGACCAGCTGCAGGGCATCAAGAAGGGCGTGCTGGAGCTGGCCGACGTGATCGCGGTGAACAAGGCCGACGGCGACCACGAGCGCGAAGCCAAGCGCGCGGCCCGCGAGCTGTCCGGGGCGCTGCGGATGATCTACGGGCCCGAGGCCGACTGGACGCCGCCGGTGCTGACCTGCAGCGCGCTGCACGGCGTCGGGCTCGGCACGGTGTGGGAGCAGATCGGCAGGCACCGGGACGCGTTGTCGGCCTCCGGTGAGCTGGCGGAGAAGCGGCGGCGGCAGAACGTCGACTGGACCTGGTCGATGGTCCGTGAGCAGCTGCTCGGCCGGTTGTCCGCGCACCCCGGCGTGCGCTCGGTGGTGCCGGAGGTCGAGCGGGCGGTCCGCGAGGGCGAACTGACCGCGACTTTGGCCGCCGAGCAGATCCTCGAGGCTTTCACCGGCCCCGTCGAGTGA
- a CDS encoding M20 family metallopeptidase — MTVLDSRWDIPGDHSGGEGAPSGGPAALLSSDGVSMAPVGDVGSGRGPFWLDEWLEKNAADVIAWRRHIHAHPELSRREFATTELVLKVLSSAGLKPQVLPGGTGVLCDIGDGPRCVALRADMDALPLTEATGLPYASTVDGVAHACGHDAHTTILLAAALALNSAPELPGRVRLIFQPAEEVMPGGALDAIAAGALNGVGRIFGLHCDPRLPVGKVGTRVGALTSAADLIELRLTSPGGHTSRPHLTADLVHALGTVITSLPSVLSRRVDPRSGTVLVWGAVHAGEAANAVPQEGLLRGTLRTADHEVWSALEPLVAAAVESLLAPTGVGFQLDYRRGVPPVVSDPLSTDVLRAGVEAALGEDSHAATEQSSGGEDFGWYLEHVPGAFARLGVWPGEGPMRDLHQPTFELDERALLAGARVMVHTALAALA; from the coding sequence GTGACAGTGCTCGACTCCCGATGGGACATCCCCGGGGATCACAGCGGTGGTGAAGGTGCCCCATCCGGTGGCCCCGCCGCGCTGCTGTCCTCGGATGGGGTCAGCATGGCACCCGTGGGAGATGTCGGAAGTGGCCGTGGTCCGTTCTGGCTGGACGAGTGGCTCGAGAAGAACGCGGCCGACGTGATCGCCTGGCGGCGGCACATCCACGCGCACCCGGAGCTGTCGCGGCGCGAGTTCGCCACCACCGAGCTGGTGCTGAAGGTGCTCAGCTCGGCCGGGTTGAAGCCGCAGGTGCTGCCGGGCGGCACGGGCGTGCTGTGCGACATCGGCGACGGGCCGCGCTGCGTGGCGCTGCGCGCCGACATGGACGCGCTGCCGCTGACCGAGGCCACCGGGCTGCCGTACGCCTCCACCGTGGACGGCGTGGCGCACGCCTGCGGGCACGACGCGCACACCACGATCCTGCTGGCCGCGGCGCTGGCGCTGAACTCGGCGCCCGAGCTGCCCGGCCGGGTGCGGCTGATCTTCCAGCCCGCCGAGGAGGTCATGCCCGGTGGGGCGCTGGACGCCATCGCGGCCGGTGCGCTCAACGGCGTCGGCCGGATCTTCGGGCTGCACTGCGACCCGCGGCTGCCGGTCGGCAAGGTCGGTACCCGGGTCGGCGCGCTGACCTCGGCCGCCGACCTGATCGAGCTGCGGCTGACCTCGCCGGGTGGGCACACCTCGCGCCCGCACCTGACCGCCGACCTGGTGCACGCGCTGGGCACGGTGATCACCTCGCTGCCCTCGGTGCTGTCCCGGCGGGTCGACCCGCGGTCGGGCACGGTGCTGGTGTGGGGCGCGGTGCACGCCGGCGAGGCGGCGAACGCCGTGCCGCAGGAGGGGCTGCTGCGCGGCACCCTGCGGACGGCGGACCACGAGGTGTGGAGCGCGCTGGAACCGCTGGTCGCGGCGGCGGTGGAGTCGCTGCTGGCGCCGACCGGGGTGGGGTTCCAGCTGGACTACCGGCGGGGGGTGCCGCCGGTGGTGTCGGATCCGCTGTCCACCGACGTGCTGCGCGCCGGGGTGGAGGCCGCGCTGGGCGAGGACTCGCACGCGGCGACCGAGCAGTCTTCGGGTGGGGAGGACTTCGGGTGGTACCTGGAGCACGTGCCGGGCGCGTTCGCGCGGCTGGGCGTGTGGCCGGGCGAGGGCCCGATGCGCGACCTGCACCAGCCGACGTTCGAACTGGACGAACGGGCTCTGCTGGCCGGGGCGCGGGTGATGGTGCACACGGCACTGGCGGCGTTGGCCTGA
- a CDS encoding gamma-glutamylcyclotransferase family protein — translation MPLYAAYGSNMDPNQMMQRAPHSPMAGTGWLEGWRLTFGGEDIGWEGALATIVEAPDSRVFVVLYDVLPQDEARLDRWEGGELGMHNKIRLRVQTLEGSVLAWLYVLDAYEGGLPSARYLGALADAAEAASAPADYVEALRTRPCTGITP, via the coding sequence GTGCCCTTGTATGCCGCGTACGGGTCCAACATGGATCCCAACCAGATGATGCAGCGCGCGCCGCACTCGCCGATGGCGGGGACCGGCTGGCTCGAAGGCTGGCGGCTCACCTTCGGCGGCGAGGACATCGGCTGGGAAGGCGCGCTGGCGACGATCGTCGAGGCCCCGGATTCCCGGGTTTTCGTGGTGCTCTACGACGTGCTCCCCCAGGACGAGGCCCGGCTGGACCGCTGGGAGGGCGGCGAGCTGGGAATGCACAACAAGATCCGGCTGCGCGTGCAGACCCTGGAGGGTTCGGTGCTCGCGTGGTTGTACGTGCTCGACGCCTACGAAGGCGGCCTGCCGTCGGCGCGGTACCTGGGCGCCCTGGCCGATGCGGCCGAAGCGGCCTCGGCCCCGGCGGACTACGTGGAAGCCCTGCGGACGCGGCCCTGTACGGGCATCACCCCCTGA
- a CDS encoding NAD(P)H-quinone dehydrogenase, whose product MTRIVIMGGGPAGYEAALVAAQHGANVTVVERDGLGGACVLYDCVPSKTFIASSGARASLHGLHELGIATDLADTSVDLHTVHGRVRGLALAQSADIRARVQREGVRVITGTARFCDEEPGLATHKVAVKADNGDEEVLDADVVLIATGATPRVLPGAVPDGERILDWRQLYDLPELPEHLAVIGSGVTGAEFASAYTEMGVKVTVVSSRDRVLPHEDADAAAVLEEVFSQRGTTVVKHARADRVERTADGVLVHLADGRVIEASHALMTVGSIPNTTDIGLETVGIEPGPGGFITVDRVSRTNVSGIYAAGDCTGVLMLASVASMQGRIAMWHALGEGVAPIKLKTVAANVFTHPEIATVGISQQAIDSGEVPARTIMLPLATNARAKMEGLRRGFVKLFCRPATGVVVGGVVVAPTASELILPIALAVQNQLTVEHLALTFSVYPSLSGSITEAGRQLMRHDDLD is encoded by the coding sequence GTGACCAGGATCGTCATCATGGGCGGCGGACCCGCGGGCTACGAGGCCGCGCTGGTGGCCGCGCAGCACGGCGCCAACGTGACCGTGGTCGAGCGCGATGGCCTGGGCGGCGCCTGCGTGCTGTACGACTGCGTGCCGTCGAAGACGTTCATCGCCTCCTCCGGGGCGCGCGCCAGCCTGCACGGGCTGCACGAGCTCGGCATCGCCACCGATCTGGCCGACACCAGCGTCGATCTGCACACCGTGCACGGGCGCGTCCGGGGCCTGGCGCTCGCCCAATCGGCTGATATTCGGGCCAGGGTGCAGCGCGAGGGCGTCCGGGTGATCACCGGCACCGCCCGCTTCTGCGACGAGGAGCCCGGCCTGGCCACCCACAAGGTCGCGGTCAAGGCCGACAACGGCGACGAAGAGGTGCTCGACGCCGACGTCGTCCTCATCGCCACCGGCGCCACCCCGCGCGTGCTGCCGGGCGCGGTGCCCGACGGCGAGCGCATCCTCGACTGGCGCCAGCTCTACGACCTGCCCGAACTGCCCGAGCACCTCGCCGTCATCGGCTCCGGTGTCACCGGCGCCGAGTTCGCCTCCGCCTACACCGAGATGGGCGTCAAGGTCACCGTCGTCTCCAGCCGCGACCGCGTGCTCCCGCACGAGGACGCCGACGCCGCCGCGGTGCTGGAGGAGGTCTTCTCCCAGCGCGGCACCACGGTGGTCAAGCACGCCAGGGCCGACCGCGTCGAGCGCACCGCCGACGGCGTGCTGGTGCACCTCGCCGACGGCCGGGTGATCGAGGCCAGCCACGCGCTGATGACCGTCGGCTCGATCCCGAACACCACCGACATCGGCCTGGAGACCGTCGGTATCGAGCCCGGCCCCGGCGGCTTCATCACCGTCGACCGGGTCTCGCGCACCAACGTCTCCGGCATCTACGCCGCCGGTGACTGCACCGGCGTGCTGATGCTCGCCTCGGTCGCCAGCATGCAGGGCCGCATCGCGATGTGGCACGCGCTCGGCGAGGGCGTGGCCCCGATCAAGCTGAAGACGGTCGCGGCGAACGTGTTCACCCACCCGGAGATCGCCACCGTCGGCATCAGCCAGCAGGCGATCGACTCCGGCGAGGTGCCCGCCCGCACCATCATGCTGCCGCTGGCCACCAACGCCCGCGCCAAGATGGAGGGGCTGCGCCGCGGTTTCGTCAAGCTGTTCTGCCGCCCGGCGACCGGGGTGGTGGTCGGCGGCGTGGTGGTGGCGCCGACGGCGAGCGAGCTGATCCTGCCGATCGCGCTGGCCGTGCAGAACCAGCTCACCGTGGAGCACCTGGCGCTCACCTTCTCGGTGTACCCGTCGCTGTCCGGGTCGATCACCGAGGCGGGCCGCCAGCTCATGCGCCACGACGACCTGGACTGA
- a CDS encoding VOC family protein, whose translation MISDLTKAKEFYGQLFGWEFEHRAGRLRCTIGGREVSGIGERTGPETAAVWTTYFAVPDLDATLRAITGAGGRVLRPATEVGNDCRFAVVGDPSGAVFGLWQAGARIGAQVTDEPGALVWNDCFTANVTAAAAFYTGIFGYGSADLSAPGFSYTALTLGGEAVGGLAELPADVPGEVPAHWVTYFAVADADESTEKVRELGGSVLNPPFDSPDGRLAAVTDNQGVSFCLVGPSAG comes from the coding sequence ATGATTTCCGACCTGACCAAGGCCAAGGAATTCTACGGACAGTTGTTCGGGTGGGAGTTCGAACACCGGGCCGGCCGGCTGCGCTGCACGATCGGGGGACGCGAGGTGTCCGGGATCGGGGAGCGGACCGGTCCGGAGACCGCCGCGGTGTGGACCACCTACTTCGCCGTGCCCGATCTCGACGCCACGCTGCGCGCGATCACCGGCGCCGGTGGCCGCGTCCTCCGGCCGGCCACCGAAGTCGGGAACGACTGCCGGTTCGCCGTGGTGGGTGACCCGAGCGGCGCGGTGTTCGGGCTGTGGCAGGCCGGGGCGCGGATCGGCGCCCAGGTCACCGACGAGCCCGGCGCGCTGGTGTGGAACGACTGCTTCACCGCGAACGTGACCGCCGCCGCGGCCTTCTACACCGGGATCTTCGGCTACGGCTCGGCGGACCTGTCCGCGCCGGGGTTCAGCTACACCGCGCTCACCCTGGGCGGGGAGGCGGTGGGCGGACTGGCCGAACTGCCCGCCGACGTGCCGGGTGAGGTGCCCGCGCACTGGGTGACCTACTTCGCCGTCGCGGACGCCGACGAAAGCACCGAGAAGGTGCGGGAACTCGGCGGCAGCGTGCTGAACCCGCCGTTCGACTCACCGGACGGGCGGCTGGCCGCGGTGACCGACAACCAGGGCGTGTCGTTCTGCCTGGTCGGCCCGAGCGCGGGCTGA